The following are encoded in a window of Phaseolus vulgaris cultivar G19833 chromosome 3, P. vulgaris v2.0, whole genome shotgun sequence genomic DNA:
- the LOC137806281 gene encoding 3-ketoacyl-CoA synthase 5-like codes for METLSFILFICLFFALVPLLFKTSLSHPLPFSSQSATFHQPQSAKLNSHSIMAHFSNSVKLKYVKLGYQYLVNHITTLILIPLILGIFIELLHLGPDEFHKLWNSLHLHPVQIVCSSFLIIMIFTVYFMSKPRTVFLVDYACFEPPVTCRVPFATFMEHSRLILKNNPKSVEFQMRILERSGLGEETCLPPAIHYIPPKPTMEAARGEAQLVIFSAMESLFRKTGLKPKDIDILIVNCSLFSPTPSLSAMVINKYKLRSNIKSFNLSGMGCSAGLISIDLARDLLQIHLNSNAVVVSTEIITPNYYQGNERAMLLPNCLFRMGGAAILLSNRKSESSRAKYRLVHVVRTHKGSDDKAFRCVFEEEDKEGKVGISLSKDLMAIAGEALKSNITTMGPLVLPASEQLLFLFTLIGRKIFNPRWKPYIPDFKQAFEHFCIHAGGRAVIDELQKNLQLSAEHVEASRMTLHRFGNTSSSSLWYELNYIESKGRMKRGDRVWQIAFGSGFKCNSAVWKCNRSIETPFDGPWSDCIHSYPVHIPEIVKL; via the coding sequence ATGGAGACTCTTTCATTTATTCTCTTCATCTGCCTCTTCTTTGCATTGGTCCCTCTTCTCTTTAAAACCTCACTCTCTCACCCATTACCATTCTCATCTCAAAGTGCTACCTTCCACCAACCTCAAAGTGCTAAACTGAACTCCCATTCCATCATGGCTCATTTCTCAAACTCAGTGAAGCTCAAGTATGTGAAACTTGGCTATCAATACCTTGTCAACCACATCACAACACTCATTCTCATACCCCTCATTCTTGGAATCTTCATAGAGCTACTTCACTTGGGCCCAGATGAGTTCCACAAACTTTGGAACTCTCTTCACCTTCACCCTGTTCAAATCGTCTGCTCCTCCTTCCTCATCATCATGATCTTCACCGTCTACTTCATGTCCAAGCCACGCACGGTCTTCCTTGTGGACTACGCCTGCTTCGAGCCCCCAGTCACGTGCCGTGTCCCTTTTGCCACCTTCATGGAACACTCCAGGCTCATCCTCAAGAACAACCCCAAAAGCGTGGAGTTCCAGATGAGGATTCTGGAACGGTCTGGCCTTGGAGAAGAAACATGTCTACCCCCTGCCATCCATTACATCCCGCCCAAACCCACCATGGAAGCAGCCAGAGGAGAAGCTCAGCTCGTGATATTCTCAGCCATGGAGTCGTTGTTCAGGAAAACGGGGCTGAAGCCAAAGGACATAGACATTCTCATAGTGAACTGCAGCCTCTTTTCTCCAACACCATCTCTGTCTGCCATGGTGATCAACAAGTACAAACTCAGAAGCAACATCAAGAGCTTCAACCTCTCTGGAATGGGGTGCAGTGCAGGGCTTATTTCCATCGACCTGGCCCGTGACCTTCTCCAAATCCACCTTAACTCAAACGCTGTGGTTGTGAGCACTGAGATCATAACCCCCAACTACTACCAAGGCAATGAGAGAGCCATGCTTCTTCCAAACTGCTTGTTCAGAATGGGTGGTGCTGCCATTCTGTTGTCCAACAGAAAATCTGAAAGCAGCAGAGCGAAGTACCGATTGGTTCACGTGGTTAGAACCCACAAGGGTTCTGATGATAAAGCGTTCCGTTGCGTGTTTGAAGAGGAGGACAAAGAAGGAAAAGTGGGGATTTCACTTTCCAAGGACCTTATGGCCATAGCAGGGGAAGCATTGAAGTCCAACATAACTACCATGGGACCCCTGGTGCTCCCTGCTTCGGAGCAGCTACTTTTCCTCTTCACGCTTATCGGAAGGAAAATCTTCAACCCTAGATGGAAGCCTTACATCCCTGACTTCAAACAAGCCTTTGAGCACTTCTGCATCCACGCTGGTGGGCGTGCTGTGATTGACGAGTTGCAGAAGAATCTTCAACTTTCTGCTGAGCATGTTGAGGCTTCCAGAATGACCCTGCACCGGTTTGGGAACACCTCTTCTTCCTCGCTGTGGTACGAACTGAACTACATTGAATCGAAGGGAAGAATGAAGAGAGGAGACAGGGTTTGGCAGATTGCATTCGGAAGCGGATTCAAGTGCAACAGTGCTGTTTGGAAGTGTAACAGAAGCATTGAGACAC